A stretch of DNA from Actinomycetes bacterium:
CGACACGCCGACACCGGCGGTCAGAGGGCACACACTGCACCGCGCTGCGGTCGTCCTTGCCGCCAAGGGCGGCACGATCGCCGACATCACCGTCGGCGATGTCCTGGAGTTGCTGGACGTGGAGGCGGATGCGCACCGCCGTCCGATGGCGCATGGCGCCGCGTTCTACCGGGCGCTGCACCAGATGGGGGTGCTTGCGCCGAGTGCGCCAGAACGGCTGCGGGAGCTGCGTAGTCGGGGCCAGCGCACCCCCGAGCAGCTCATCGACCGGTTTGCGCTTGCCTGCCGGCCGGTTCGTGACCTGCTGGTGGACTACCTGCGAGAACGCCAGCCAGCGCTGGACTACAGCAGCTTGCGAACCCTGGCCGCGGACCTGGGGGGTGTGTTCTGGAAGGACCTGGAGCGCCACCATCCCGGCATCGACAGCCTGCACCTGTCGCCTGAGGTCGCCGCAGTGTGGAAGCAGCGGCTGCGCACCCGATCCAAAACGGTCGTCACCGACACGGGCGAGAAGAAGGTCATCACCGTTGAACGGATCGGCTACCGCCAGTGCCTGACCCCGGTTCGGGCCTTCTACCTGGACCTGGCCCAATGGGCGATCGAGGAGCCCGCCCGCTGGGGCCGGTGGGTGGCGCCCTGCCCGGTCGGCGAGGAGGAGATCAACCAGCGCAAGGCCGCCAGACGCCGGAAGGCGCGCATGGATGCCCGCACCCGCGAACGGCTACCCGTGCTTCCGGTGCTGGTGCGCACCGTCGACCAGCGGCGCAAGACCGCCGCAGCGCTGCTCACCGCCGCCCGCCAGACCCGCCCTGGCCAGGCGTTCACCCTCCACGGGCAGACCCTGACCCGCTCGATCACCACCCGCCCCACCGACAAGATCTGGGCCGATGACCCCAGCACCGGCCGCCGACGCGACCTGGGCATGGAAGAAGACCTCGCGTTTTGGGCCTGGGCCACCGTGGAGGTCCTACGATCCACCGGCATCCGGATCGAGGAGCTGACCGAACTCTCCCACCACAGCCTGGTGCAATATCGCCTGCCCACCACCGGCGAGCTGGTGCCGCTGCTGCAGATCGCCCCGTCCAAGACCGACACCGAACGACTCCTGGTCGTCAGCCCCGAACTGGCCGAGGTGCTGTCGGCCATCATCCGCCGCGTCCGCACCCCCACCGGGGCGATCCCGGTCATCAGCGCTTACGACCGACGCGAATGCGTCTGGCTGGCTCCATCCCCATGGTTGTTCCAGCGCAGACTCGGCACCGAGCACCGCAGGATCTGCGAAGGCGCCATCCGCAACATGCTCAACGCCGCGCTGGCCCATACCGGCCTGACCGACCCGACCACCGGGAGCCGGTTGCACTTCACCCCGCACGACTTCCGCCGGATGTTCATCACCGACGCCGTCCTGGGCGGCCTGCCCCCCCACATCGCCCAGGTCATCGTCGGCCACCACGACATCAACGTCACCATGGGCTACAAGGCCGTCTATCCCGAGGAGGCCATCCAGGCGCACCGGGCGTTCCTGGCCCGCCGGCGGGCGCTGCGG
This window harbors:
- a CDS encoding site-specific integrase, with product MLKRLTRAPFALESAGSQKHRRRELVLLLEWLSEQPGARWQDRWLASGADAAGARWRQLPAQWLRDRGHDADGQHAVLGAALTVAICAEVVRPGLAWLVAAVPRGGTLVRLMAQTRDVEGFARLRQACDHDTPTPAVRGHTLHRAAVVLAAKGGTIADITVGDVLELLDVEADAHRRPMAHGAAFYRALHQMGVLAPSAPERLRELRSRGQRTPEQLIDRFALACRPVRDLLVDYLRERQPALDYSSLRTLAADLGGVFWKDLERHHPGIDSLHLSPEVAAVWKQRLRTRSKTVVTDTGEKKVITVERIGYRQCLTPVRAFYLDLAQWAIEEPARWGRWVAPCPVGEEEINQRKAARRRKARMDARTRERLPVLPVLVRTVDQRRKTAAALLTAARQTRPGQAFTLHGQTLTRSITTRPTDKIWADDPSTGRRRDLGMEEDLAFWAWATVEVLRSTGIRIEELTELSHHSLVQYRLPTTGELVPLLQIAPSKTDTERLLVVSPELAEVLSAIIRRVRTPTGAIPVISAYDRRECVWLAPSPWLFQRRLGTEHRRICEGAIRNMLNAALAHTGLTDPTTGSRLHFTPHDFRRMFITDAVLGGLPPHIAQVIVGHHDINVTMGYKAVYPEEAIQAHRAFLARRRALRPSEEYRTPTEEEWTEFLGHFERRKVSIGTCARAFGTPCIHEHACIRCPMLWPDPAQRDRLVEIRDNLIARIAEAEREGWLGEVEGLQVSLAGAQDKLAQLDRRAHNHTTVNLGIPTVARKPN